In Dermacentor silvarum isolate Dsil-2018 chromosome 2, BIME_Dsil_1.4, whole genome shotgun sequence, the following proteins share a genomic window:
- the LOC119442270 gene encoding 60S ribosomal export protein NMD3 — protein sequence MEYVTEASGTGGECRILCCQCGVPIEPNPSNMCVSCLRTLVDITEDIPKQGTIYFCRGCERYLQPPAQWVYATLESRELLGLCLKKIRGLSSVRLIDANFVWTEPHSRRIKVKLTVQKEVVGGTVLQQVFVVEFMVNHQMCDRCHRREAKDFWRALVQVRQKVQHKKTFFYLEQLILKHQAHKDCLNIKACHDGLDFYFTKKDEARKLVDFFQAMVPCKYIMSQQLISHDIHSNVFNYKHTFSVEIAPVCKDDIVCLPPAVARSLGSMNQICVCLRVTSAIHLLDPATLQVSELSSQQFWRQPFNALCTPKQLTEYVIMDINFVKDVDRTVFAGQGKLSFRHVLADAWVIRACELGTHENYIHTKTHLGHLLKPGDSALGFDLANANVNDAHFEKLKSEKIPEVVLVKKVYGDRMSRCQRRRWKLQRLQVDMETDTSSVARDYTEFLEDLEEDVAYRHNVNIYVDREKIAVDTDDEDGDAPRITLQEMLDDLQLEDDPMGDGGNCEDINEA from the coding sequence ATGGAATACGTCACCGAGGCGAGCGGCACCGGAGGCGAGTGCAGAATCCTCTGCTGCCAATGCGGTGTGCCGATCGAGCCGAATCCATCGAACATGTGTGTCAGTTGTCTGCGCACTCTCGTTGACATCACTGAAGATATCCCGAAGCAGGGCACCATTTACTTTTGTCGTGGTTGTGAGCGTTATTTACAGCCTCCAGCTCAGTGGGTCTATGCTACGCTCGAGTCGCGAGAGCTTCTTGGCCTGTGCTTAAAGAAGATTAGGGGCCTAAGCAGTGTCAGGCTGATAGATGCCAACTTCGTCTGGACTGAGCCACACTCTAGGCGCATCAAAGTTAAGTTGACCGTTCAGAAAGAGGTGGTAGGCGGTACCGTGCTACAACAGGTCTTTGTGGTCGAGTTCATGGTCAACCACCAGATGTGCGACAGGTGTCACCGCCGAGAAGCCAAGGATTTTTGGCGGGCGCTTGTGCAGGTTAGGCAGAAAGTGCAGCACAAGAAGACTTTCTTTTACTTGGAACAGCTCATATTGAAACATCAAGCGCACAAGGACTGTCTCAACATAAAGGCATGCCATGACGGCCTCGACTTCTATTTTACAAAAAAGGACGAAGCTCGCAAGCTGGTTGACTTCTTTCAAGCCATGGTGCCCTGCAAGTATATCATGTCGCAGCAGCTGATTTCGCATGACATCCACAGCAATGTCTTTAACTATAAGCATACGTTCTCAGTTGAAATCGCCCCAGTCTGTAAAGACGATATTGTCTGCCTTCCGCCTGCTGTTGCAAGGTCCCTCGGCAGCATGAATCAAATCTGCGTCTGTCTCAGAGTGACCAGTGCCATACACTTGCTTGACCCGGCAACACTTCAGGTTTCAGAACTATCTTCGCAGCAGTTCTGGCGGCAACCGTTTAATGCACTGTGCACGCCCAAGCAGCTGACAGAGTACGTCATCATGGATATAAACTTTGTGAAAGATGTAGATAGGACAGTTTTTGCTGGCCAAGGAAAGCTGTCTTTTAGGCACGTCCTAGCCGATGCATGGGTCATTCGTGCTTGCGAACTGGGAACTCACGAGAACTACATCCACACTAAGACTCACCTTGGACACCTGCTGAAACCAGGCGACAGTGCCTTGGGCTTCGACCTTGCCAACGCCAACGTCAATGACGCTCACTTTGAAAAGCTGAAATCTGAAAAAATTCCAGAGGTGGTTCTCGTGAAGAAAGTGTATGGAGATCGCATGTCTCGTTGCCAGAGACGCCGCTGGAAGCTCCAGCGCCTTCAGGTTGACATGGAGACTGACACAAGCAGTGTGGCAAGAGATTACACAGAGTTTCTCGAGGATCTTGAGGAGGATGTCGCCTATCGTCACAATGTCAACATTTATGTGGATCGTGAGAAGATTGCTGTTGACACTGATGATGAAGATGGTGACGCACCACGCATCACACTCCAAGAGATGTTAGACGACCTTCAATTAGAAGATGATCCAATGGGAGATGGAGGAAACTGTGAAGACATCAACGAAGCCTAG